One window of the Aquila chrysaetos chrysaetos chromosome 8, bAquChr1.4, whole genome shotgun sequence genome contains the following:
- the RAPGEFL1 gene encoding LOW QUALITY PROTEIN: rap guanine nucleotide exchange factor-like 1 (The sequence of the model RefSeq protein was modified relative to this genomic sequence to represent the inferred CDS: substituted 1 base at 1 genomic stop codon): MKPLEKLLKKPGSHLPARPSAAPAPAPGQGSGPGARRQSLSRPPASPEEPAGPAGPQPGGEGRWLELRPPEAPLRSPEEPSPGGDRDRDRDRDREPPSPEPPPAARCCCCGCGCVPAAPAPPERLLAALLERLPAGGAHGRGCGAESLLDDIVLTHSLFLPTERFLQQLHQHFVLAVGSPPPRWEEGAGLRRKRAVLAVLLHFLETYKGLLQEEESAGKVIKELYLLIMKDTSLYQDLEDEILKLHQLVETVELKXAGRRPPPNKQVKPLFRHFRRIDSCLQTRVAFRGSDEIFCRVYMPDHSYVTIRSRLSASVQDILTSVTEKLQYSEEQSAREDALILVTMASSGEKAVLQPSEECVFTTLGINSHLFACTRDTFDSLVPLPEEIQVVPGDTEIHRAEPEEIANHLTAFHWELFRCIHELEFVDYVFHGERGRRETANLELLLQRCSEVQHWVGTELLLCESLGKRAHLLKKLIKIAAICKQNQDMLSFYAVVIGLNNAAISRLRLTWEKLPGKFKNLFRKFENLTDPCRNHKTYREVLAKMKPPLIPFVPLILKDLTFLHEGSKTLLDGLVNVEKLHCIAEKVRTIRKYRSRPLCLELEASPSQLQTKAYVRQLRVIDNQNLLFELSYKLEPGSQ; this comes from the exons ATGAAGCCGCTGGAGAAGTTGCTGAAGAAGCCGGGCTCGcacctgcccgcccgcccctccgccgcaccggcaccggcaccgggtCAGGGATCGGGACCCGGAGCGCGGCGGCAGAGCCTGTCGCGCCCACCCGCCTCTCCCGAGGagccggcggggccggcggggccgcaGCCGGGGGGCGAGGGCCGCTGGTTGGAGCTGCGGCCGCCGGAGGCGCCGCTCCGTTCCCCCGAGGAGCCGTCCCCGGGCGGCGACCGGGACCGCGACCGCGACCGGGACCGGGAGCCGCCGAGCCCcgagccgccgcccgccgcccgctgctgctgctgcggctgcgGCTGCGTCCCCGCCGCGCCCGCGCCCCCCGAGCGGCTCCTGGCCGCGCTCCTGGAGCGGCTGCCGGCGGGCGGCGCGCACGGCCGCGGCTGCGGAGCAG aATCGCTGCTGGACGACATCGTGCTCACGCACTCGCTCTTCCTGCCCACCGAGCgcttcctgcagcagctgcaccaGCA CTTCGTGCTGGCGGTgggcagccccccgccgcgCTGGGAGGAGGGGGCCGGGCTGCGGCGCAAGCGGGCAGTGCTGGCCGTGCTGCTGCATTTCCTCGAGACCTATaaggggctgctgcaggaggaggagagtgcCGGGAAGGTGATCAAG GAGCTCTACCTGCTTATCATGAAGGACACGTCCCTCTACCAGGACCTGGAGGACGAGATCCTCAAGCTGCACCAGCTCGTGGAGACTGTGGAGCTCAAGtgagcagggag ACGCCCCCCCCCGAACAAGCAGGTGAAGCCGCTGTTCAGGCATTTCCGCCGCATCGACTCGTGCCTGCAGACGCGCGTGGCTTTCCGGGGCTCTGATGAGA tcTTCTGCCGCGTGTACATGCCCGACCACTCGTACGTCACCATCCGCAGCCGGCTCTCGGCCTCGGTGCAGGACATCCTGACCTCCGTCACCGAGAAGCTGCAGTACTCGGAGGAGCAGAGCGCCCGCGAGGACGCCCTCATCCTCGTCACCATGGCCTCGTCCGGAG agaaagcagtgctgcagcccagcGAGGAGTGCGTCTTCACCACCCTGGGCATCAACAGCCACCTCTTCGCCTGCACCAGGGACACTTTCGACTCCCTG GTGCCGCTGCCCGAGGAGATCCAGGTGGTCCCGGGGGACACGGAGATCCACCGCGCCGAGCCGGAGGAGATCGCCAACCACCTCACCGCCTTCCACTGGGAGCTCTTCCGCTGCATCCAcgag CTGGAGTTCGTGGACTACGTGTTCcacggggagcggggccggagGGAGACGGCCaacctggagctgctgctgcagcggTGCAGCGAGGTGCAGCACTGGGTGGGCACCGAGCTGCTGCTCTGCGAGTCGCTGGGCAAGCGCGCCCACCTCCTCAAGAAGCTCATCAAGATCGCCGCCAT atGCAAGCAGAACCAGGACATGCTCTCCTTCTACGCCGTCGTCATCGGGCTCAACAACGCTGCCATCAGCCGCCTGCGCCTCACCTGGGAG AAGCTCCCAGGGAAATTCAAGAACCTGTTTCGGAAGTTCGAGAACCTGACG gacccctgCAGGAACCACAAGACCTACCGGGAGGTGCTGGCCAAGATGAAACCCCCTCTCATTCCCTTCGTGCCGCTCATCCTCAAAG ATCTGACCTTCCTGCACGAAGGCAGCAAGACCCTCCTGGATGGGCTGGTCAACGTGGAGAAGCTG cactgCATCGCTGAGAAAGTGAGGACCATTCGGAAGTACCGGAGCCGCCCGCTCT GCCTGGAGCTGGAGGCCTCCCCCAGCCAGCTGCAGACCAAGGCGTACGTGCGGCAGCTGCGGGTCATCGACAACCAGAACCTGCTCTTCGAGCTCTCCTACAAGCTGGAGCCCGGCAGCCAGTGA